The Vibrio echinoideorum genome includes a region encoding these proteins:
- a CDS encoding histidine phosphatase family protein: protein MENGTTKNIYLIRHGKVEGKAALNGFSDVLVKPEMQQRICESLAEQNLSLDCVITSPLRRCSDLANLYAKRKSLPLSVDLEFQEMNFGEVDGVAFDELDDKWSMLETFWQDPANHQLSGAESLQNFHDRVTQGWSQLLTCDSDNLLLVTHGGVIRMILAHCLDIDWKNPSLYSKLSIENASITHIQITQFAQSFVSVKAVGLPVL from the coding sequence ATGGAAAACGGAACCACCAAAAATATCTATTTGATTAGACACGGCAAGGTCGAAGGAAAAGCCGCGCTCAATGGTTTCTCTGACGTATTGGTTAAGCCCGAAATGCAGCAACGCATTTGTGAATCTTTGGCTGAGCAAAACCTCTCTTTGGATTGTGTTATTACCTCGCCATTAAGACGGTGCAGCGACTTAGCCAACTTGTATGCTAAACGTAAGTCACTGCCTTTGTCGGTAGATCTTGAATTTCAAGAGATGAACTTTGGCGAAGTCGATGGTGTCGCTTTCGATGAACTTGATGATAAATGGTCAATGCTAGAAACCTTCTGGCAAGATCCTGCAAATCATCAGCTGTCCGGTGCTGAAAGTTTACAGAACTTCCATGACAGAGTTACCCAAGGTTGGTCGCAACTTCTGACCTGTGATAGTGACAATTTATTGCTCGTTACTCATGGTGGTGTGATTCGAATGATCTTGGCACATTGCCTTGATATTGACTGGAAAAACCCGAGTCTGTACTCGAAATTGTCGATTGAGAATGCCTCTATAACCCATATTCAAATCACTCAGTTTGCACAAAGCTTTGTCAGCGTAAAGGCGGTAGGGCTGCCAGTTCTCTGA
- a CDS encoding GlcG/HbpS family heme-binding protein, with the protein MLNQKIAQQLISVALETAENNQQTIAVSVCDTHGELLAFLRMDNVSVQAGLLAQNKAYTSARDRQPSGNLGAWARETGKDLSYWTDPKITGFKGGVPIQHQGQVIGAIGISGLSEDNDEALAEKVIQLVL; encoded by the coding sequence ATGTTGAATCAGAAAATCGCGCAGCAATTAATTAGTGTTGCTTTAGAGACCGCAGAAAATAACCAACAAACGATTGCAGTCAGTGTGTGCGATACACATGGTGAGTTGTTGGCTTTTTTACGAATGGATAATGTGAGTGTACAAGCGGGATTGCTAGCACAAAACAAAGCCTATACATCTGCGAGGGACAGACAACCGAGTGGTAATTTAGGTGCTTGGGCGAGAGAAACTGGAAAAGATCTGAGTTATTGGACTGACCCAAAGATCACCGGTTTTAAAGGTGGTGTTCCAATCCAACATCAAGGGCAGGTGATAGGTGCAATTGGTATCAGCGGATTGAGCGAAGATAACGATGAAGCACTGGCTGAGAAAGTGATTCAACTTGTGCTGTAA
- a CDS encoding DUF2058 domain-containing protein has translation MAKLTLQEQMLKAGLVNEKKLKKAKKGSKKSRVQSREAKAAAEETKLAQQAKDKELNQQLKEQQLSKEIKAQVKQLIEMNKIEQKNGEIKYNFTDGTVVKYLYVEDLTQKQLSKGILSIARQGESYVVIPTAVANKIAMRDEESIVDTQASSSDEVDEDDPYKDFVIPDDLMW, from the coding sequence ATGGCAAAGTTAACACTCCAAGAGCAAATGCTTAAAGCTGGCTTGGTAAATGAGAAAAAATTAAAGAAGGCGAAGAAGGGCTCTAAAAAGTCTCGCGTTCAGTCTCGTGAAGCAAAAGCGGCAGCAGAAGAAACAAAACTGGCGCAGCAAGCGAAAGACAAAGAGCTAAACCAACAGTTGAAAGAACAGCAGTTGAGCAAAGAAATTAAAGCTCAAGTGAAGCAACTGATTGAGATGAACAAGATCGAACAGAAAAATGGTGAGATCAAATACAACTTCACCGATGGTACTGTGGTTAAATACCTTTACGTAGAAGATCTGACTCAAAAGCAACTAAGTAAAGGTATTCTGAGTATTGCTCGCCAAGGCGAAAGCTATGTTGTTATTCCTACTGCGGTAGCGAACAAGATAGCAATGCGTGACGAAGAATCTATCGTTGATACTCAAGCTTCAAGCTCTGATGAAGTAGACGAAGATGACCCGTACAAAGACTTCGTGATCCCAGATGATCTAATGTGGTAA
- the cobT gene encoding nicotinate-nucleotide--dimethylbenzimidazole phosphoribosyltransferase, whose protein sequence is MLDTKYSQYIQHRIDQKTKPLGALGLLENVAHQLALIQSQGKEAAVEHIELNKPSIIIFAGDHGIADEGVSIAPSAVTQQMVLNFLQGGAAINCFCTVNDIDITVVDTGILLPVESDSPMLISQRLGTRTNNFANEAAMSLETVERGIELGTELVSRTISNGTNIIMFGEMGIGNTSSASAILSALANRAASECVGLGTGINSEQLERKKAVVEQGVARCKGLELKEVKELKDIKEVLAQVGGYEIVQMVGGFLGAYQTKTPVLVDGFIVSVAAYVATLIEPNCRDYMIFAHRSEESGHQIVLELLAAEPLLDLGLRLGEGTGAALAMPIIRAAAEFYNNMASFESAGVTV, encoded by the coding sequence ATGCTAGATACCAAATACTCACAATACATCCAACATCGCATTGATCAAAAAACTAAGCCGCTAGGCGCGCTGGGCTTATTAGAAAACGTCGCTCATCAGCTCGCTTTGATTCAGAGCCAAGGCAAAGAAGCTGCGGTAGAACATATCGAATTGAACAAGCCAAGTATTATCATTTTTGCTGGCGACCATGGCATAGCAGATGAAGGCGTGAGTATTGCTCCAAGTGCTGTAACACAACAAATGGTGTTGAATTTCTTACAGGGCGGCGCGGCCATTAATTGTTTCTGTACCGTAAATGATATTGATATCACTGTCGTAGATACTGGTATTTTGTTACCTGTGGAATCTGATAGCCCGATGCTGATCTCTCAGCGCTTAGGTACGCGAACCAATAATTTTGCCAACGAAGCGGCAATGAGTTTAGAAACGGTTGAACGTGGGATTGAACTAGGCACAGAGCTTGTATCTAGAACCATTTCAAATGGCACGAATATCATCATGTTTGGTGAAATGGGCATCGGCAACACCAGCAGCGCTTCAGCGATTTTAAGTGCATTAGCGAATCGTGCTGCATCGGAGTGTGTTGGCCTAGGAACCGGCATTAACAGTGAGCAACTGGAACGTAAGAAAGCGGTTGTGGAACAAGGTGTTGCTCGTTGCAAAGGTTTAGAGCTTAAAGAAGTTAAAGAGCTTAAAGATATTAAAGAAGTGCTTGCTCAAGTGGGCGGCTATGAAATTGTTCAAATGGTGGGGGGCTTCCTTGGCGCTTACCAAACCAAAACCCCTGTGTTGGTCGATGGCTTTATCGTTTCAGTTGCTGCGTATGTCGCGACCTTAATTGAACCTAATTGCCGCGACTACATGATCTTTGCTCATCGCTCTGAAGAGTCGGGACATCAAATTGTATTAGAACTGTTGGCCGCAGAGCCATTGCTTGATCTTGGATTGAGACTAGGCGAAGGCACGGGCGCGGCGTTGGCAATGCCAATCATTCGCGCCGCGGCTGAGTTTTACAACAACATGGCGAGCTTCGAGAGTGCAGGAGTCACAGTCTAA
- a CDS encoding LysR family transcriptional regulator, with translation MNEHKRIERLILFVELAQQLNFTKAAEKLGISKSYLSEQIKRLENDLQCPLLVRTTRSVRLTQEGERALQQGLTIRSQVLQLERSVSEQHDIVKGTLRLTAPKMFSEVFLFDICQRFKQQYPEIRFEINSSYTNYNLNQDDIDIAFRATNTPPENMVAKRLIAYQHDLVATPGYLDQFGRPASAQDLNDHQCLATLHQTQWPLKSANLNVSGWLSSNDNHLLKQQAMAGNGIIRIASYYVAKEIQRGELEQVLPDECLQQGNSIYLFYPQVIYPAKKHQVFIKFVQHYFDGLSLAS, from the coding sequence ATGAACGAGCACAAAAGAATAGAACGACTGATCCTATTTGTAGAACTTGCTCAGCAGCTCAACTTTACCAAAGCAGCAGAAAAGCTCGGCATATCAAAAAGCTACCTTTCAGAACAAATCAAGCGTTTAGAAAACGACTTACAGTGCCCTCTTTTAGTCAGAACCACACGCAGTGTGCGCTTAACCCAAGAAGGCGAACGCGCGTTGCAACAAGGCTTAACGATTCGTTCTCAAGTGTTGCAGCTCGAACGCAGTGTTTCTGAGCAACACGACATAGTAAAAGGCACGTTACGCTTAACGGCACCAAAGATGTTTTCAGAGGTATTCCTGTTCGATATCTGCCAACGTTTCAAGCAGCAATATCCAGAAATCCGTTTTGAAATAAACAGCAGTTACACCAACTATAACCTTAACCAAGACGATATCGACATCGCCTTTCGCGCGACTAATACACCACCTGAAAACATGGTGGCAAAACGCTTAATTGCTTATCAGCATGATTTAGTCGCAACGCCCGGCTATCTCGATCAGTTTGGTCGCCCAGCAAGTGCTCAAGACTTAAACGACCACCAATGTTTGGCGACATTGCATCAAACGCAGTGGCCTTTAAAATCGGCCAACCTTAATGTCTCAGGTTGGCTTTCTAGCAATGACAACCACTTACTCAAACAACAAGCAATGGCAGGAAACGGCATCATTCGTATCGCGAGCTATTACGTTGCGAAAGAGATCCAGCGTGGAGAATTAGAACAAGTACTACCCGATGAGTGCCTACAACAAGGCAACAGTATTTATTTGTTCTACCCTCAAGTGATTTATCCAGCCAAGAAACATCAAGTGTTCATTAAATTCGTTCAGCATTACTTTGATGGTTTGAGTTTAGCCAGTTGA
- the cobU gene encoding bifunctional adenosylcobinamide kinase/adenosylcobinamide-phosphate guanylyltransferase, with product MTNTNQTNQNNQANQINQASQRNSHLVLGGARSGKSSFAEQQALCALVACSNGRLHYIATATYFDDEMRERIAHHQQRRDHRWIEHEVPVELASKLLTFDAQDVVLIDCLTLWLNNIIFELGEGATNAQVEAVVEALVKSVEQTDAQIIMVSNEVGLGVVPLGKVSRLFVDNAGRMNQSLARVVERVTLIAAGLPLNLKPSNHSIHSTG from the coding sequence ATGACAAATACGAATCAAACGAATCAAAACAATCAAGCTAATCAAATTAATCAAGCAAGTCAGCGAAATAGCCATCTGGTATTGGGTGGGGCTCGTTCTGGTAAGTCTAGTTTTGCAGAACAACAAGCATTATGTGCGCTTGTTGCATGCTCAAATGGGCGTTTGCATTATATTGCTACGGCCACTTACTTCGATGACGAAATGCGCGAGCGAATTGCACATCATCAACAACGTCGTGATCATCGTTGGATCGAACACGAAGTGCCGGTTGAGTTAGCGAGCAAACTCCTCACTTTTGATGCACAAGATGTGGTGTTAATTGACTGCTTAACATTGTGGCTCAATAACATTATTTTTGAGTTGGGTGAAGGTGCGACCAATGCACAAGTGGAAGCTGTAGTTGAAGCCTTGGTGAAAAGCGTTGAGCAAACCGACGCTCAGATCATCATGGTGTCTAACGAAGTGGGGCTTGGTGTCGTGCCTTTGGGTAAAGTATCTCGATTATTTGTGGATAACGCAGGGCGCATGAATCAATCACTGGCTCGTGTTGTCGAGCGAGTGACATTGATTGCGGCTGGATTGCCGTTGAACTTAAAACCGTCAAACCACTCTATACATTCTACAGGTTAG
- a CDS encoding aldo/keto reductase — protein MTNSIESTNKTDGKKIPLSIHLPNVGRIAYGCMGLGGGWNDNPVSATDVAQARSVIDTALESGINLFDHADIYTFTKAEQAFGQAMQQAPELRDQMFVQSKCGIRFEGEGNVGRYDFSADWVSQSVEGILNRLNTEKLDVLLLHRPDPLMELDELARTLENLKAQGQVDFFGVSNMNSHQIQYLQSALGQPIVANQVEMSLAKLDWLNDGVMINSQGHHQSDFAAGTLEHCQMNNIQLQAWGCLAQGRFAEQGLYSEHENVKKTAHYVAQLANQYGVESEAIVLAFLLRHPASIQPVIGTTNLERIKASSVATQIHLSREEWYKLYVYSRGQALP, from the coding sequence ATGACGAACAGTATTGAATCAACGAACAAAACGGATGGCAAAAAGATTCCGTTATCCATCCATCTCCCAAATGTCGGTCGAATTGCCTATGGCTGCATGGGCTTAGGAGGCGGTTGGAATGATAATCCTGTTTCCGCAACAGATGTAGCTCAAGCTCGTAGCGTTATAGACACGGCACTAGAGTCCGGTATTAATCTGTTCGACCATGCTGATATTTATACGTTTACTAAAGCCGAACAAGCGTTTGGCCAAGCAATGCAGCAAGCACCAGAGTTACGTGATCAGATGTTCGTTCAATCTAAGTGCGGCATTCGTTTTGAAGGTGAGGGCAATGTTGGTCGCTATGATTTCTCGGCAGATTGGGTTAGCCAATCGGTAGAGGGCATCTTGAATCGTTTGAATACAGAAAAACTCGATGTGCTGTTACTACATCGCCCTGACCCCTTGATGGAACTTGATGAACTGGCAAGAACACTTGAGAACCTGAAAGCACAAGGCCAGGTCGACTTCTTTGGCGTGTCGAATATGAACAGCCACCAAATCCAGTATCTACAATCTGCGTTAGGCCAGCCTATTGTCGCGAATCAAGTTGAGATGAGCTTAGCCAAACTGGATTGGTTGAATGATGGGGTGATGATTAATTCGCAAGGCCACCATCAATCTGACTTTGCGGCAGGCACACTAGAACATTGCCAAATGAATAACATCCAACTGCAAGCTTGGGGCTGTTTGGCACAAGGCCGATTTGCTGAGCAAGGTTTGTATTCAGAACATGAAAATGTGAAAAAGACTGCGCACTATGTGGCTCAATTAGCGAATCAATACGGCGTTGAAAGTGAAGCGATTGTGTTGGCGTTTTTACTTCGTCACCCGGCAAGCATTCAACCCGTTATTGGCACGACTAATCTAGAGCGAATCAAAGCTTCATCAGTAGCGACTCAGATACATCTGTCTCGTGAAGAGTGGTACAAGTTATACGTGTATTCACGTGGTCAGGCATTGCCTTAA
- a CDS encoding NAD-dependent epimerase/dehydratase family protein has translation MSISGDKTSVVVAGATGLIGHHVIKLLIDEPAVESIYALSRRSLDSQFSSNKLHTLIHNDLQVTSWDDAKSTPTLGVICLGTTKKKAGSKEALRKVDVELVSQVAQSMKFLGVQRVAVVSSYGAAPDSYSHYLRCKGQMEQNLKRIGFKQLFIARPGPLVGQRDEPRTDEKFLQSVFPLLSPFMFGKFKNLRPIQSKDVAQAMLFRLFENNFQNIEIYSSSDMLNLLAKYR, from the coding sequence ATGAGTATTTCTGGAGATAAAACATCGGTCGTTGTGGCTGGTGCTACTGGGCTAATTGGCCATCACGTCATAAAGTTACTTATTGACGAACCCGCGGTCGAAAGTATCTATGCTTTATCCCGACGATCACTTGATTCACAATTTAGCTCGAACAAACTCCACACACTCATTCACAATGACTTGCAAGTAACCAGCTGGGACGACGCGAAATCAACACCCACTCTTGGCGTTATCTGCCTAGGAACCACCAAGAAAAAGGCGGGTTCAAAAGAAGCATTACGTAAAGTCGATGTAGAGTTGGTTAGCCAGGTTGCTCAATCGATGAAGTTTCTCGGCGTTCAAAGAGTCGCAGTGGTATCCAGTTACGGTGCTGCCCCTGATTCCTATTCACACTACCTTCGTTGCAAAGGGCAAATGGAGCAAAACTTAAAACGTATTGGCTTCAAGCAGCTTTTCATCGCACGTCCTGGGCCGCTAGTGGGCCAAAGGGATGAACCGAGAACCGACGAAAAATTTCTACAAAGTGTCTTTCCTCTGTTATCGCCATTTATGTTTGGGAAGTTTAAAAACCTACGCCCTATTCAATCGAAAGATGTCGCTCAAGCCATGTTGTTCAGATTATTCGAAAATAACTTCCAAAATATCGAAATTTACTCGTCAAGTGACATGCTCAATTTATTGGCAAAATATCGCTAA
- a CDS encoding adenosylcobinamide-GDP ribazoletransferase, which translates to MSDAPQRSLKDKVNYQWELFSLAMGFFSRLPMPKNTPYSSERMNRSGRYFSTVGLLLGVLCSGVFLLLDTALPSAVAIFLMMSFSLMLTGAFHEDGLTDMADGIGGGMTLERRLTIMKDSRIGTYGASALIMALLGKWVLLNELVNMTALFMVIVTSYTFSRAIAASLIYDMPYVSDLDTSKSKPLANKQTKGELVFLMLVGVLPSLWFGLEFTLVLSVIAYLFRVGIKKWLMARIGGFTGDCLGAAQQLMELLIYLVFTAAFYSSFL; encoded by the coding sequence ATGAGTGACGCGCCACAACGATCATTGAAAGACAAAGTCAATTATCAATGGGAACTGTTTTCATTGGCAATGGGCTTCTTTTCTCGTTTACCTATGCCGAAGAACACTCCCTATTCATCAGAGCGTATGAATCGTTCTGGACGTTACTTTTCAACGGTTGGTTTGTTACTTGGTGTTCTGTGTAGCGGTGTATTCTTGCTACTCGATACGGCATTGCCGAGTGCAGTTGCTATCTTCTTGATGATGAGCTTTAGCTTGATGCTGACGGGGGCTTTTCATGAAGATGGTCTAACCGATATGGCTGATGGTATCGGCGGTGGTATGACGCTTGAGCGCCGTTTAACCATCATGAAAGATAGCCGCATTGGCACTTATGGAGCCTCGGCCTTAATCATGGCTCTGCTTGGAAAGTGGGTGCTATTGAATGAACTGGTCAACATGACTGCTTTGTTTATGGTTATCGTGACCAGTTATACCTTTAGCCGTGCAATTGCCGCTTCACTGATCTATGACATGCCTTACGTTAGTGACTTAGACACCAGTAAAAGTAAACCTCTAGCCAATAAACAAACCAAAGGTGAACTTGTCTTTTTGATGTTGGTTGGCGTGTTACCAAGCCTATGGTTTGGTCTAGAGTTTACGCTTGTCTTATCCGTAATTGCCTACCTGTTTAGAGTGGGTATCAAAAAGTGGTTGATGGCTCGAATTGGCGGCTTCACTGGAGATTGCTTAGGTGCGGCTCAACAGTTGATGGAACTGTTGATTTACCTTGTGTTCACAGCTGCTTTTTACAGTAGCTTTCTGTAA
- a CDS encoding flavin reductase family protein, with protein MNLKFDTLAPTQIYHLMTQTVVPRPIAWALTESSEQVFNLAPFSYFTPVSSNPPLLMLSVGKKPSGEIKDTTRNALETGKMVIHIASASSAEAMTATAATLDHGESEVTANNIELVEFDGFSLPRVKECAVAFGCTLYEVKEVGDVPQSLIFAQVETVYISEDVIDKDSDRLKIDALALDPLSRLGGGEYATLSNVFSVARPK; from the coding sequence ATGAACCTCAAGTTCGACACTCTCGCACCCACTCAGATCTATCACTTGATGACCCAAACGGTTGTGCCTCGCCCTATAGCGTGGGCATTGACGGAGTCTTCTGAACAAGTATTCAACTTGGCCCCTTTTTCTTATTTCACACCAGTGTCGAGTAACCCACCTTTATTGATGTTGTCGGTTGGCAAGAAGCCAAGTGGTGAGATTAAAGATACCACCCGTAATGCCCTTGAAACGGGTAAAATGGTGATTCATATTGCATCAGCAAGCTCTGCAGAAGCGATGACCGCAACAGCGGCAACACTCGATCATGGTGAATCAGAAGTGACTGCGAATAATATCGAGTTGGTTGAATTTGATGGCTTTTCTCTACCTCGAGTTAAAGAGTGCGCTGTGGCTTTTGGTTGCACACTGTATGAAGTAAAAGAAGTCGGTGATGTTCCACAAAGCCTTATCTTTGCTCAAGTTGAGACCGTGTACATCTCTGAAGATGTGATCGATAAAGACAGCGATCGCCTTAAGATCGATGCGTTAGCTCTTGACCCGTTATCTCGACTCGGCGGTGGTGAATACGCCACGCTTTCCAATGTGTTCTCAGTGGCTCGTCCTAAATAG
- a CDS encoding L-cystine transporter, with translation MSFSAIAALAVFTGILFFLYGQQKKENTLSRLVLLGLVFGSAFGLGLQLLLGEGNPAVKETLDWVNVVGSGYVGLLKMVIMPLVLVSMIAAVVKLEKGGSLGKISGITISVLLVTTAISAIVGIAVAQAFGLSAEGLTEGARETARIATLESRMGSVSDLTIPQMLVSFIPTNPFADLTGARSTSIIAVVIFGVLTGIAARKVMAEKEELESPIRTFVEAAQSIVMRLVKMIMALTPYGIAALMAKVVATSSASDILSLLGFIVASYVAIILMFVVHGVLVSFVGVNPKEYFQKIWPVLTFAFTSRSSAATIPLNVEAQITKLNVPPAIANLSATFGATIGQNGCAGIYPAMLAVMVAPTVGIDPMDINFILSLIAIITVSSFGIAGVGGGATFAALIVLPAMGLPVTIAALLISIEPLIDMARTALNVSGAMTAGTITSRLMGKKDKQQDLEQANA, from the coding sequence ATGTCATTTTCAGCTATCGCTGCCTTAGCGGTATTCACTGGTATCCTCTTCTTTCTCTACGGACAGCAGAAAAAAGAAAACACGCTTTCTCGCCTCGTTCTATTAGGTTTGGTTTTTGGTAGCGCTTTCGGATTAGGCTTACAGCTGCTACTGGGTGAAGGCAACCCAGCCGTCAAAGAAACTTTGGATTGGGTAAACGTTGTTGGCAGTGGTTATGTCGGCCTACTGAAAATGGTGATCATGCCATTAGTCTTAGTTTCAATGATCGCGGCAGTCGTGAAGCTTGAAAAAGGTGGCTCGCTGGGTAAGATTTCCGGCATTACGATTTCGGTATTGCTAGTAACAACAGCGATTTCTGCGATTGTGGGTATTGCCGTCGCTCAAGCATTCGGTCTTTCGGCAGAAGGCTTAACAGAAGGTGCTCGTGAAACAGCTCGTATCGCAACATTAGAAAGCCGCATGGGCAGCGTGTCTGACCTAACAATTCCACAAATGTTAGTTAGCTTCATTCCGACTAACCCGTTTGCAGACCTAACAGGCGCTCGTTCTACTTCAATCATTGCGGTGGTTATCTTTGGTGTGCTCACAGGTATCGCTGCACGCAAGGTAATGGCAGAAAAAGAAGAGCTAGAATCACCAATCCGCACTTTCGTTGAAGCCGCTCAATCTATCGTGATGCGCTTAGTTAAGATGATTATGGCACTGACGCCATACGGCATCGCTGCGTTAATGGCGAAAGTAGTTGCTACATCAAGTGCTTCAGACATCCTAAGCTTACTGGGTTTCATCGTTGCTTCTTACGTAGCAATCATCCTGATGTTCGTTGTCCACGGTGTGCTGGTCTCTTTTGTTGGTGTAAACCCGAAAGAGTACTTCCAAAAAATCTGGCCTGTACTGACATTTGCTTTCACCTCGCGCAGTTCTGCAGCCACGATTCCACTGAACGTTGAAGCTCAAATCACTAAGCTAAATGTGCCACCAGCGATTGCTAACCTGTCTGCAACTTTCGGAGCAACAATTGGTCAGAATGGTTGTGCGGGTATCTACCCTGCAATGCTAGCCGTCATGGTTGCGCCTACGGTTGGTATCGACCCAATGGACATCAACTTCATTCTGTCTCTAATTGCCATTATCACAGTGAGCTCTTTCGGTATCGCAGGTGTGGGTGGCGGTGCAACATTCGCTGCACTTATTGTACTACCCGCGATGGGCCTTCCAGTAACAATTGCAGCACTGCTTATCTCTATCGAACCTCTTATCGATATGGCACGTACAGCGCTTAACGTATCTGGTGCAATGACAGCCGGTACGATTACAAGCCGCCTAATGGGTAAGAAAGACAAGCAACAAGATTTAGAGCAAGCGAACGCTTAA
- a CDS encoding YdcF family protein → MSFIILLLILLFVGITRLLQWRKTSYFLFLVLISSFALIGSGLIPRYLLNDLQADYEGKPDIQWSSNNAIVLLGAGTQLIKSTSEFEPTFFSYGRINETASQYKDCAKAQTTCKVIISGGDAQNNGVTEAEIYEQQLLRLGVPMDDLIQEPNSVNTWKNAQLTSDLMKHHKFNNIVLVSSGLHIRRSELYFNHFGLNVIPVRADYMAAQISWLPLWYNFAVTDFALHEQLGFARYNIYNFMGWNSKREKPGDA, encoded by the coding sequence ATGAGCTTTATTATACTATTACTTATTCTGCTGTTCGTTGGCATCACACGCTTACTTCAATGGCGTAAGACCTCTTATTTTTTGTTCCTTGTTCTTATCTCGTCATTTGCGTTGATTGGTTCAGGTCTAATTCCTCGTTACTTATTAAACGACCTACAGGCCGATTATGAAGGTAAACCTGACATTCAATGGTCTTCAAATAACGCAATTGTTCTACTCGGTGCTGGCACTCAGTTAATCAAAAGTACTAGCGAATTCGAGCCGACCTTCTTCTCTTACGGAAGAATCAATGAAACCGCTAGCCAATATAAAGATTGTGCGAAAGCTCAAACCACATGCAAAGTGATCATTAGTGGTGGCGATGCTCAGAACAACGGCGTAACTGAAGCTGAAATCTATGAGCAACAACTGCTTAGGCTTGGCGTACCGATGGACGACCTTATCCAAGAGCCTAACAGCGTCAACACGTGGAAAAATGCTCAGCTGACTAGCGACCTAATGAAGCATCACAAATTCAACAACATTGTTCTTGTTTCATCGGGCCTACATATTCGCCGTAGCGAGCTCTACTTCAACCACTTCGGCTTAAATGTTATTCCAGTGAGAGCCGATTATATGGCGGCTCAGATTTCATGGCTGCCATTGTGGTATAACTTCGCGGTGACCGACTTTGCTTTACATGAGCAATTAGGCTTTGCTCGATACAACATCTACAACTTCATGGGTTGGAACAGTAAGCGAGAAAAGCCCGGTGATGCTTAA